Proteins encoded by one window of Buteo buteo unplaced genomic scaffold, bButBut1.hap1.1 HAP1_SCAFFOLD_449, whole genome shotgun sequence:
- the LOC142028487 gene encoding feather keratin 3-like yields the protein MSCYDLCPPKTGVAVPQPIAESCNELCARQCPDSTAFIQPPPVVVTFPGPILSSFPQQAVVGSSGAPAFGGNLGLGGLYGAGATLGSGGLCTFGRPYASPACSPCALPRYSKKLWDTCGPC from the coding sequence ACCTGTGCCCACCGAAAACCGGCGTCGCCGTCCCCCAGCCCATCGCTGAGAGCTGCAACGAGCTGTGCGCCCGGCAGTGCCCCGACTCGACGGCCTTCATCCAGCCGCCCCCCGTCGTCGTCACCTTCcccggccccatcctcagctccttcccccagcaagCCGTGGTGGGCTCCTCCGGAGCACCCGCCTTTGGGGGCaacctggggctgggaggcctCTACGGCGCCGGCGCCACCCTGGGCTCGGGGGGCCTCTGCACCTTTGGCAGACCCTACGCTTCTCCCGCCTGCAGCCCTTGTGCCTTGCCCCGCTACAGCAAGAAGCTGTGGGACACCTGTGGGCCCTGCTAg